One window of the Sphaerochaeta associata genome contains the following:
- a CDS encoding beta-N-acetylhexosaminidase — protein MHTHHSYKASDLIVPQPTRIEDREGSFRLHPRIAIAAEKGFEEVHRFALELFGCKAGGEDILFKYQPDMQQEAYILTISKVQIVIKASTDEGAFRGLSTVRKLALLSGNQLPCCKVEDQPEFVWRGFMIDCSRHQFTPKFLKKLIDVASLFHLNRFHWHLTDDQGWRIPLDGWPKLESIASKRKELNYSDGRTYGRLYSKEEILDVQEYAHKRHIVVVPEIETPGHASALLAAYPEFGCTGGPYETQDRWGIFDEVMCAGSDEVIDFLSDAISQIAELFSDPYIHIGGDECPHTAWEECPRCQARMKQQGLTDARFLQSWMTSKVCEMVHKAGKRPIGWDEVLEGTEQLGLPKDLIVMSWRGLEGGLEASRRGHEVIMCPNTAGCYFDYKHQDSEEEMGNLGVSTLRQVAGFSCTPDSMDAQTRANVLGSQGNLWTEKVTTSRQAEYLLFPRLMLLAQQLWKKEDAEKLLQKRPILIKLCDMLDIACYRGE, from the coding sequence ATGCATACACATCATAGCTATAAAGCAAGCGACCTCATCGTTCCCCAACCCACTCGAATCGAGGACAGGGAAGGCAGCTTCCGCCTTCATCCCCGCATCGCCATCGCAGCAGAGAAAGGATTTGAAGAGGTGCACCGCTTCGCCCTCGAACTTTTCGGCTGCAAGGCGGGCGGTGAGGATATACTTTTCAAGTACCAACCAGACATGCAGCAGGAAGCGTACATCCTGACCATCAGCAAAGTTCAGATTGTGATCAAGGCTTCCACCGACGAGGGAGCTTTCAGGGGTTTGAGCACCGTTCGAAAATTAGCCCTGCTCTCGGGTAATCAACTGCCGTGTTGCAAGGTAGAGGACCAACCGGAATTTGTGTGGCGAGGATTCATGATCGACTGCAGCAGGCATCAGTTCACCCCGAAATTCTTGAAAAAACTCATCGACGTTGCTTCCCTGTTCCATCTCAACCGCTTTCATTGGCACCTCACCGACGACCAAGGCTGGCGAATCCCTCTTGACGGGTGGCCCAAATTGGAGAGCATTGCCAGCAAGAGGAAAGAGTTGAATTATTCCGACGGCAGGACATACGGAAGGTTGTACAGCAAAGAGGAAATCCTTGATGTCCAGGAGTATGCACATAAGCGTCATATAGTGGTGGTTCCCGAGATCGAGACTCCAGGCCATGCATCAGCATTGCTGGCAGCCTATCCTGAGTTTGGATGCACCGGCGGTCCGTACGAAACACAGGACCGCTGGGGCATTTTCGATGAGGTCATGTGTGCCGGCAGCGATGAGGTCATTGATTTTCTTTCGGATGCAATCAGCCAAATCGCCGAACTCTTCAGTGATCCATACATTCACATCGGCGGTGACGAGTGCCCTCATACGGCATGGGAGGAGTGCCCCCGCTGTCAAGCGCGTATGAAACAGCAGGGTCTGACCGATGCTCGGTTCTTGCAAAGCTGGATGACAAGCAAGGTATGCGAGATGGTACACAAAGCAGGCAAACGCCCCATCGGTTGGGACGAGGTGCTCGAAGGAACCGAGCAGCTCGGCCTTCCCAAGGATCTGATAGTCATGTCATGGCGGGGTCTCGAAGGAGGACTTGAGGCAAGCAGGCGCGGCCATGAGGTGATCATGTGTCCCAATACCGCCGGCTGTTATTTCGACTACAAGCACCAGGACAGTGAGGAGGAGATGGGAAACCTGGGGGTGAGCACCCTCAGGCAGGTTGCCGGATTTTCCTGCACACCGGATTCCATGGACGCGCAAACCAGAGCAAATGTGCTCGGCTCGCAGGGAAATTTATGGACCGAGAAGGTCACCACATCCCGTCAGGCCGAGTACCTTCTCTTCCCCCGTCTCATGCTTTTGGCCCAACAGCTGTGGAAGAAGGAGGACGCAGAGAAGCTGCTGCAGAAACGACCCATATTGATAAAGCTGTGCGATATGCTCGACATTGCGTGTTATCGTGGAGAATAA
- a CDS encoding YhbY family RNA-binding protein: MNSSVRSFLKAQAHTLKPVVMVGKSGLEERVIAAMDEALGSHELVKVKFQAFKDEIRPLAEELAVKTKSELVSIIGFIATMYRESEDHLIHIPKDLLKKGE, translated from the coding sequence ATGAACAGCAGTGTACGAAGTTTTCTGAAGGCACAGGCTCACACCCTCAAGCCGGTCGTCATGGTCGGCAAGAGTGGTTTGGAAGAGCGGGTGATAGCAGCCATGGACGAGGCCTTGGGCAGTCATGAGCTGGTCAAAGTGAAGTTTCAAGCCTTCAAGGATGAGATACGTCCCCTCGCAGAAGAGCTGGCGGTGAAGACCAAGAGTGAATTGGTCAGCATCATCGGCTTCATTGCAACCATGTATCGGGAGAGCGAGGACCATTTGATTCATATTCCCAAGGACTTGCTGAAAAAGGGCGAGTAG
- a CDS encoding AMP-dependent synthetase/ligase, translating into MAQQKLAPKPWDFLDEYRGTAFQGQWPTIVEMFEISVRRYPANTCFTAFVPKKESFTYTEAHQHVVKVANYLASKGVGKDVKVAVSGKNSPEWAIAYLGILFSGAIVVPLDSTLSDKDMIKLMDFAGVKILFADPERLDNFDSDNKLGLTDTISLEPTKEYPFVLDLDAKEVKRHKAQSEDTAAILFTSGTTGTPKGVMLSHRNMVSDCYLAQGNMTLYPTDVFYAILPIHHAYTMMAVFFEAISVGASIVFGKKLIISQVLKELKEGEVTMFLAVPMLFNKMIAALMNGVREKDIVLYGIIRFLMSVSGLLKKVFKVNVGKKMFGFLLKKLSLDKNRICISGGGPLPASTFKMFNQLGIDFVQGYGLTETSPITHLNPVEAYIETSVGKKVPQVEVKIVNPDSDGNGIIYLKGPMVMQGYYNNPEATAEVLEDGWLNTGDVGHQDAQGYLYLTGRAKNIIVTDGGKNVFPEEIEDHFQLYSEIETICVLGYLTDKKTKSEGIRALVYPAQKWTDEMAKQHGDQAKQKIEERINQIVAEVNKELQSYKKITRVNVIDEPLEMTSTKKVKRFVVAQKYKD; encoded by the coding sequence ATGGCACAGCAGAAACTTGCGCCCAAACCGTGGGATTTTCTGGACGAGTACCGCGGTACGGCTTTCCAAGGTCAATGGCCCACTATTGTGGAAATGTTTGAAATTTCGGTACGTCGCTATCCTGCTAATACATGCTTCACAGCCTTCGTTCCCAAGAAGGAATCATTCACGTACACCGAAGCGCATCAGCATGTAGTGAAGGTGGCCAACTACCTCGCTTCCAAAGGAGTGGGAAAGGATGTCAAGGTTGCAGTCTCGGGCAAGAACAGCCCCGAGTGGGCGATTGCCTATCTCGGCATCCTGTTCAGTGGAGCGATTGTGGTTCCCCTTGACAGTACCCTGAGCGATAAGGACATGATCAAGCTGATGGATTTTGCCGGGGTGAAGATCCTGTTCGCAGATCCTGAAAGGCTGGATAATTTCGATAGTGACAACAAGCTCGGCTTGACTGATACCATCAGCTTGGAGCCGACGAAAGAGTATCCATTTGTGCTGGACCTGGATGCGAAGGAAGTAAAACGTCACAAGGCTCAAAGCGAAGACACTGCTGCCATCCTGTTCACCAGCGGAACAACCGGCACTCCCAAGGGAGTCATGCTCAGCCATCGCAACATGGTGAGCGATTGCTACCTGGCCCAGGGCAACATGACCCTGTATCCCACCGATGTATTCTATGCCATTCTCCCCATCCACCATGCCTATACCATGATGGCTGTTTTCTTTGAGGCCATCAGCGTAGGAGCTTCCATTGTCTTTGGCAAGAAGCTGATCATCAGCCAGGTGCTCAAGGAATTGAAGGAAGGCGAGGTTACCATGTTCCTTGCCGTTCCCATGCTCTTCAACAAGATGATTGCAGCCTTGATGAACGGTGTACGGGAAAAGGATATTGTTCTGTATGGCATCATCCGTTTCCTGATGAGTGTTTCGGGATTGCTGAAGAAGGTTTTCAAGGTGAATGTAGGCAAGAAGATGTTCGGTTTCCTGCTCAAGAAACTTTCATTGGATAAGAACCGCATCTGTATCAGCGGCGGCGGTCCGCTGCCTGCCAGCACCTTCAAGATGTTCAACCAGCTGGGCATCGACTTCGTTCAGGGCTACGGCTTGACCGAAACCAGCCCGATCACCCATCTCAATCCGGTGGAGGCCTATATCGAGACTTCGGTCGGCAAGAAAGTACCTCAGGTTGAAGTGAAGATTGTAAATCCCGATAGTGATGGCAATGGTATCATTTATCTCAAGGGACCCATGGTCATGCAGGGGTACTACAATAATCCCGAGGCTACCGCAGAGGTGCTTGAGGATGGTTGGCTCAATACCGGTGATGTCGGACATCAGGACGCCCAGGGGTACCTGTACCTGACCGGGCGTGCAAAGAATATCATTGTCACCGACGGCGGTAAGAATGTATTCCCCGAGGAGATCGAGGACCACTTCCAGCTCTACAGTGAAATCGAGACCATCTGTGTCCTGGGCTATCTGACCGACAAGAAGACCAAGAGTGAAGGTATCCGTGCTCTGGTCTACCCGGCGCAGAAGTGGACCGACGAGATGGCAAAGCAGCATGGCGATCAGGCGAAGCAGAAGATTGAGGAACGCATCAACCAGATTGTCGCCGAGGTGAACAAGGAGCTGCAGTCCTATAAGAAGATCACCCGTGTAAATGTCATCGATGAACCGCTTGAAATGACGAGTACGAAAAAAGTAAAGCGCTTCGTAGTTGCACAAAAGTACAAGGACTAA